The Natrinema pellirubrum DSM 15624 region GGATGAATCCGACCATCGGGAGGAGAAGCAGGCCGTTCAGGAAGGCCGCGAACGGCTCGAGGCGGTGGAGGCCGTAGGACCACCGATCGCCGTTACCGTACCCCTCGGCGACGCGGGCGGCGGCGAAGGCCATCACGTACGCCAGCGCGTCGAACAGCATGTGGACGGCATCGCTGATGAGCGCGACCGAGCCGAAGGCCAGCCCGCCCGCGAGTTCGACGAGGAAGCCGACGACGTTGACGACGGAGACGGCGGCGAGTTTGCGGCTGCTCGTGGACCCGCCGCCGTGGCCGTGATCGTGGTCGTGACCCGCGTGTGAACTCGAGTCACGAGCGCGGGTCGACTCGTTGTGACCCATCGTGGACCGATCTCGCGGGCGGAGACTTATTAAATCGGCTGCTACAAAACGGCGTTTCGACGGCAATTATTAGCAACTTCTTGCGAGTGAGTTAATAATCGGTCGCTCTCGGGCGAGCCCGACCTCGTCGAGCGTGCCAAGAGTTACCTCGACACCCGTCGTAGCCCGCGTCCGTGTCGGATCCGACGCTCACGACGCGGCCCGTCGCGCGGACCGCGACGGGACACTGTACGGAACTGCTGTACGACGACGGCGCGAACGACGACGTGTTGATCTGTGCGGCCCACGGTGGCGGGGTCGAACCGGGGACCGGCGAGCAGGCTCTCGAACTCGCGACCCGGCTGTCCGACGCCAGTTGCTGGGCCTGCCTCGGCTACGACGAAGAGGATGCGTTCGCGGCGTGGCATCCGCCCTCGTCGGCCATCGACCCCGCCGACTACCCCCTGTTGTCGGCGATCGCCGACCGCGGCTTCGAGACCGTCATCAGCCTCCACGGGCTCGCCGACGATCGGGTCGTCGTCGGCGGCGGGGTCGACGCCCCTGTCAAGCGACGCGTGTGCCACCGCCTCGAGCCCGCGGTCTCTCCCCCCGTCGAGGCGGCGTCGGACGGCCCCTACGCCGGCGTCAGTCCGGCCAACTTCGTCAACTGGCTCGCCGATGGGGACCGGGGCGGGCTCCAGTTGGAGCAGGGGCCCGCGGTCCGCGACGGCGAGCGCGAGGCGGTCGTCGCCGCGCTCGAGGCCCTCGTCGAAGACGGCGGCTGCCGACCGGTCTGAGTCGGGCGTGTCGCGTCAGCTGTCGAGTCCGAGCGGGTCCGCGGCGACGAGGTCGTCGACGACCGCACCGGCGGCGCGGGCGGCGTTGTCGATCGCCAACTCGCGGCTCGCATCGGTGCCATCGAAGCTCTCGGCGGCCGACTGACCGGGTGCCGGCCGGTCGTAGTTGGCCACCGCCCGCACGCTCAGGTAGCGCTCGAGCCGGTCGAACCGCTCGAGGGCCGTTGCCGTCGCTGCATCCTCCATCTGGGTCGCGAGGAACGGAGCGACGCCATATGCCTCACAGAGCCACGCGACCTCGCGGGCCCGCTCGCGACCGTGCCAGAACTCGTCGCCGCAGACGCTGGTCCCCGTCTCGACGGTCGGGCCTGCCGCCGGCGCGTCGGGATACTGCCGCTGGGAC contains the following coding sequences:
- a CDS encoding poly-gamma-glutamate hydrolase family protein, which gives rise to MSDPTLTTRPVARTATGHCTELLYDDGANDDVLICAAHGGGVEPGTGEQALELATRLSDASCWACLGYDEEDAFAAWHPPSSAIDPADYPLLSAIADRGFETVISLHGLADDRVVVGGGVDAPVKRRVCHRLEPAVSPPVEAASDGPYAGVSPANFVNWLADGDRGGLQLEQGPAVRDGEREAVVAALEALVEDGGCRPV